Proteins encoded by one window of Prevotella nigrescens:
- the trpS gene encoding tryptophan--tRNA ligase, translating to MKKIILTGDRPTGKLHLGHYVGSLRRRVELQDAGDFDKMFVFMADVQALTDNADNPEKIRQNIIEVALDYLSAGLDPTKCTLFIQSQIPEISELTTFFMNLISVSRVQRNPTVKTEIKMRNFEANIPMGFFSYPVSQAADIAAFKATTVPAGEDQEPMLEVAREIVRRFNQIYAPVLVEPNIMLPENTTARRLPGTDGKEKMSKSLGNCIYLSDDADTVWKKVKGMYTDPTHLNVSDPGHVEGNAVFTYLDAFATDADFAEFWPEFKTLDELKTAYTAGGIGDMKCKKLLNNVLNKMLEPIRKRRHEFEQDIPEIYNILKKGSETARQTASQTLSEVKEAMQINYFDDAELIRSQSERFKQKEG from the coding sequence ATGAAGAAAATAATATTAACTGGCGACCGCCCCACAGGCAAGCTGCATCTTGGACATTATGTGGGTTCGCTGCGTCGCCGTGTAGAGCTTCAGGACGCCGGCGACTTCGACAAGATGTTTGTGTTTATGGCAGATGTGCAAGCACTGACCGACAACGCTGATAACCCGGAAAAGATACGTCAGAATATTATTGAAGTGGCATTAGATTACCTTTCAGCCGGTCTCGACCCCACGAAGTGTACACTGTTCATACAGAGTCAGATTCCGGAAATATCGGAACTGACAACTTTCTTTATGAATTTGATAAGCGTTAGCCGTGTTCAACGCAACCCAACGGTGAAGACTGAGATTAAAATGCGCAACTTCGAAGCAAACATTCCAATGGGGTTCTTCAGCTATCCAGTGTCGCAGGCTGCCGACATAGCAGCCTTCAAGGCAACCACCGTGCCTGCTGGTGAGGATCAAGAGCCTATGCTGGAAGTGGCACGCGAAATTGTTCGCCGCTTCAATCAGATTTATGCGCCGGTGTTGGTAGAGCCAAACATTATGCTCCCGGAGAACACAACTGCGCGCCGTTTGCCCGGAACCGATGGCAAAGAGAAGATGAGCAAGAGCCTTGGCAACTGCATTTACCTGTCCGACGATGCCGATACGGTTTGGAAAAAGGTGAAGGGAATGTACACCGACCCAACTCACTTGAATGTCTCCGACCCCGGACACGTAGAAGGAAATGCCGTGTTTACGTATCTCGATGCATTTGCCACCGATGCCGATTTTGCTGAATTTTGGCCCGAATTTAAAACACTTGATGAATTGAAAACCGCCTACACTGCAGGGGGCATTGGCGACATGAAGTGTAAAAAACTACTCAACAACGTGTTAAACAAGATGTTGGAACCCATCAGGAAACGTCGCCACGAGTTCGAACAAGATATTCCAGAGATATATAATATACTGAAGAAAGGTTCTGAAACTGCCCGTCAGACGGCATCGCAGACGCTTTCCGAAGTGAAAGAAGCGATGCAAATAAACTATTTTGACGATGCAGAGTTGATACGCAGCCAGTCCGAACGGTTTAAACAAAAGGAAGGATAG
- a CDS encoding CARDB domain-containing protein, with amino-acid sequence MMAPPRRTPQAIDDKAKGITMYAGQLVSQNKKRGWIKFRTGKASEYTTLKNFTPEDDQHQAHGPYCSAFDGKDCYTIFCQSYTYGVMPLYFAKLNVATGDTTTIYKFNNTEKQRWYTGYDVYALSYNQATQEIYGLGKDYVTKIIDGEEKIVSAFSALYTIDKTTGEFNKVKDFDRVYYNLSFDYDGNCYMLRPKGKSENEEVVVGTELVKFDKDFNELTKVECKSKWGEAYIQKYFGTMSFDFTTGNLWWIPVGSYGATSLYTIDTATGTYQDKSWFNVGNSFVGLTIPYMVADKRTAPAQVSSIDARADVNGAMVDTIKWVNPTKAWNGSDLTELKEVLVYRKKPNVTTTELTPTKTLLSTENADLIATIDATNKVGQPMQYIDKKPHTGINTYYVVASRVAGEKGVPDSIRCYMGVDVPGAVQNIKIQKKGTGIALSWEAPTKGLNNGYIKESELTYTLTRMPDNVVVAKDLTATSYEDKTLGEQQKYSYKIMAKSNAGEGEVAESEGIMAGSALKTPIKLNFATQDDANRWFCPTNQSIFFYYCGGYDEDSKCLIGYSNYQEAQGFVTSPPLKLEGGKTYRITTDFYAHQKETPFDLKLTMGTNGEDLKDATVIREVKDCSYKNMYTREKLEDMFTAPADGTYYFGMSIATHSQYNSFRLFGLNVDYVAENDLKAFTINGIQEAVVGYDNKCTVKIRNVGSKTQSKYSIKIYCDDEGTKTLVGETSTVPTLEAGKIADVPVTFNPTKDGMFDFYAVVELEGDQEHSNDKTAVARIKVNPAGTTPWTNIVTSGKDESEDTHGPCMNSDTYERTQSVYLASEIKADKDGNIKRLGYIYNANDNLTDRTDPFHVKIYLAHTDKESFTSRTQWLPNNELTLVYDGTFTLEPGRNNILAFDLNTPFKYDKTKNLIVVFEKEDAVPSNLMFCAVYKVFNANTSNIYRMLEYAEASPFEVTKSHAYNSAPILYLGFDVANNISNAHVANKTFFYDTNTDMITFDKNVKVANFYSVDGKIVKTVKAMGIGRTKVNLPTGLYIVRTIDKNGVVTSVKLNVK; translated from the coding sequence ATGATGGCTCCACCTCGTCGTACACCTCAAGCCATCGACGACAAGGCAAAGGGAATCACCATGTATGCGGGACAGTTGGTAAGTCAGAACAAGAAACGCGGCTGGATAAAGTTCCGCACAGGTAAAGCTTCTGAATATACAACATTAAAGAACTTTACGCCGGAAGATGACCAACACCAAGCTCATGGTCCATATTGTTCTGCCTTTGATGGAAAAGATTGCTATACAATCTTCTGTCAATCTTACACTTATGGAGTAATGCCGTTGTATTTTGCTAAATTAAATGTAGCGACTGGCGACACAACAACTATCTATAAGTTTAACAATACTGAAAAACAAAGATGGTATACTGGCTACGACGTATATGCATTGAGCTACAATCAGGCTACCCAAGAAATATATGGACTGGGTAAAGACTATGTTACAAAGATTATAGATGGCGAAGAAAAAATCGTAAGTGCCTTCTCTGCACTTTACACAATCGATAAAACAACGGGCGAATTTAATAAAGTAAAAGATTTCGATCGGGTTTATTATAATCTCAGCTTCGACTATGACGGTAATTGTTATATGCTGCGTCCGAAAGGAAAAAGCGAAAACGAAGAAGTTGTAGTAGGAACCGAACTCGTTAAATTCGATAAAGATTTCAACGAATTGACAAAGGTAGAATGTAAGAGTAAATGGGGTGAAGCTTATATACAGAAGTACTTTGGTACTATGAGTTTCGACTTCACTACAGGAAATCTTTGGTGGATTCCAGTTGGTAGCTATGGAGCTACAAGTCTTTATACGATTGATACAGCAACAGGAACCTATCAAGATAAATCATGGTTCAATGTAGGTAACTCTTTTGTTGGTCTTACTATCCCATATATGGTGGCTGATAAGCGTACCGCACCTGCACAAGTATCAAGCATAGATGCACGCGCTGATGTTAATGGAGCAATGGTTGATACCATCAAATGGGTAAATCCAACAAAGGCATGGAATGGTTCTGACCTTACAGAACTTAAAGAAGTGTTGGTTTATCGCAAGAAACCAAATGTAACAACAACTGAACTTACACCGACAAAGACTTTACTTTCTACTGAAAATGCTGATTTGATTGCAACGATTGACGCAACAAACAAAGTTGGACAACCAATGCAATACATCGACAAAAAGCCACATACAGGTATCAATACATATTATGTTGTAGCTTCAAGAGTAGCTGGTGAGAAAGGTGTACCCGACAGCATACGTTGCTATATGGGCGTTGATGTTCCTGGTGCAGTGCAAAACATCAAGATACAGAAGAAAGGTACCGGCATAGCTCTATCGTGGGAAGCACCTACGAAGGGCTTAAACAATGGCTATATCAAGGAATCAGAGCTGACTTACACATTAACACGTATGCCAGATAACGTTGTAGTGGCAAAAGATTTGACTGCAACTTCATACGAGGACAAAACTTTAGGCGAACAACAGAAGTACTCTTACAAGATTATGGCTAAGAGTAATGCTGGTGAAGGAGAGGTTGCTGAATCTGAAGGAATTATGGCTGGTAGTGCACTGAAGACTCCTATCAAGCTGAATTTCGCAACTCAAGATGATGCGAACCGTTGGTTCTGTCCAACCAATCAGTCTATCTTCTTCTATTATTGTGGTGGATACGATGAAGATTCTAAGTGTTTGATTGGATATAGCAACTATCAAGAGGCTCAAGGATTCGTTACTTCACCTCCTCTTAAGCTCGAAGGCGGAAAGACCTATCGTATTACGACCGACTTCTATGCACACCAAAAAGAAACTCCTTTCGACTTGAAACTGACGATGGGAACGAATGGTGAAGATCTAAAAGATGCTACAGTAATCCGCGAAGTGAAAGATTGCTCTTACAAGAATATGTACACTCGCGAGAAACTCGAGGATATGTTCACTGCTCCAGCAGACGGAACATATTACTTTGGAATGTCTATCGCTACACACAGCCAGTATAACAGCTTCAGATTGTTTGGTCTTAATGTAGATTATGTTGCTGAAAACGATTTGAAGGCATTTACAATAAACGGTATCCAAGAGGCTGTTGTCGGTTACGATAACAAGTGCACCGTTAAGATTCGCAACGTTGGCTCTAAAACTCAAAGCAAGTATAGCATCAAGATTTACTGCGACGATGAAGGTACAAAGACGCTTGTTGGCGAAACATCAACCGTTCCTACATTGGAAGCTGGCAAGATTGCAGATGTTCCTGTAACGTTTAACCCAACCAAAGATGGTATGTTCGACTTCTATGCAGTGGTTGAATTAGAAGGTGACCAAGAGCATAGCAACGACAAAACGGCTGTTGCTCGCATTAAAGTTAATCCAGCAGGAACTACTCCATGGACAAATATTGTAACCAGCGGTAAAGACGAATCAGAGGATACACACGGTCCTTGCATGAACAGTGATACTTATGAGAGAACCCAATCTGTTTATCTCGCATCTGAAATAAAGGCTGATAAAGATGGAAACATCAAGCGTTTAGGTTATATTTACAACGCTAACGACAACTTGACCGATAGAACTGATCCTTTCCACGTGAAGATATATCTCGCACATACAGATAAAGAAAGCTTCACTTCTCGTACACAATGGTTGCCGAACAACGAGTTAACGCTCGTTTACGACGGTACATTCACCCTCGAACCAGGTCGCAATAACATATTGGCATTCGACCTTAATACTCCGTTTAAATACGATAAGACAAAGAATTTAATAGTTGTTTTCGAGAAAGAAGATGCTGTTCCATCTAACCTTATGTTCTGTGCAGTGTATAAAGTGTTCAATGCCAACACGTCTAATATATACAGAATGTTAGAGTATGCAGAAGCTTCTCCATTCGAAGTAACGAAATCGCATGCTTACAATTCGGCTCCAATTCTCTATCTTGGTTTCGATGTTGCTAATAATATCAGCAATGCACATGTAGCAAACAAAACATTCTTCTATGACACAAATACAGATATGATAACCTTCGATAAGAATGTCAAGGTGGCTAACTTCTATTCTGTAGATGGTAAAATAGTTAAGACTGTTAAGGCTATGGGTATCGGACGCACCAAGGTAAACTTGCCAACCGGACTCTATATTGTTCGTACAATCGACAAGAATGGTGTTGTTACAAGTGTGAAACTTAATGTAAAATAA
- a CDS encoding T9SS-dependent choice-of-anchor J family protein — protein sequence MRKKLFIVLSLLLGINNICSAQPNKNELQGEKVLTYDVPDGEAKIVGYLRYDMKCRTNGLTSFRSDAPSNYTLIKDYGNVLGTTPVFTAGTFVGNKYVAYETTLYANVLMPHGISIIDPMTGEYESKTTFSKTAPILILEEMTYDPKTGRIFGMHYDVDKFTTDLYEINTTSYALTKIASVKMPFFTLSADDGFLYAVTTDREIKKSFLVKIDENSIDAGKQTCAVTTISPAAGTGLNIGNYSQSMEFDKTTHRLWWTAQAADDKAYLVELNPETGLSVSKKLIEGDLQLLSMGIPYQYVPDETPSYVRNLTVKAGENGANNATLTFITPTKNYRNKALTSIDGIKIYRNNELVKTLSVSNKNENITWKDENIAEGLYIYKVVPYNHAGNGVYKEASAFVGEDVPGAPLNVKLVANGKEGAITWSEPTAGAHNGYFDKATLTYDVMRLPDNITIATKTTARSVKDNVKTHAGYSYVVTACNKKGKGLSATSNIVAFGSMEPIPFASNLITREEFGRWTIIDNNHDGMSWSFHDETLRTFYDRSEKAADDWLVSPPLKFSKGKKYQLRYTYSSANWIDPSTHKPVMEKMKVFYGTQSTPEKLTTLIKDLGEFHTASEHYYYGKDIFIPNDAYGHIAFHACSDALKGQIFLKDVSLREYSETDLSVKELNGSVTANCNVEQPFIVTVGNEGSATVKNYKIELFDTDSKEVLGTADGVEVAPDTITTVTVSWIPKTKGEVNVSARVILAGDTYPADNVLDTPLKVKVDGADAEKWITLNAIDNYGWVMPFYLISPYAQSQCLYLENEIRKKNINIVAMQLKYNGKNELAYTFPARVSMKITDRSNTKAPDSGYLGYFDQAGWTKVYDGNVTIEGVGDNKELKIVFDKPFEYAKGNILFKFETLPGDNPIEEAQHPEWLFDMPKGNVRSARYDGKTEDINEKNILISEYIPFLMLEYTEKNPAGILSVDGDLVKITRHDNTISTSSVCELLELMNISGATMTIVRNTDKLNLDAVPAGIYLLKIKKDGVVRTLKILK from the coding sequence ATGAGAAAAAAGCTATTTATAGTATTATCATTATTATTGGGCATAAACAACATTTGCAGTGCGCAACCTAATAAGAATGAGCTTCAGGGAGAGAAAGTGCTTACCTACGATGTTCCGGACGGGGAAGCAAAGATAGTTGGATATCTGCGCTATGACATGAAGTGCCGTACTAACGGACTGACATCGTTTAGGTCAGACGCCCCCAGCAACTATACGTTGATAAAAGATTATGGCAACGTTTTAGGCACTACACCAGTGTTTACGGCTGGCACTTTCGTCGGCAATAAGTATGTAGCCTACGAAACTACGTTGTATGCCAATGTGCTTATGCCCCACGGAATAAGCATAATAGACCCTATGACGGGCGAGTACGAAAGCAAGACCACATTCTCCAAGACAGCTCCAATACTTATATTAGAAGAAATGACTTACGATCCGAAGACGGGAAGGATATTCGGAATGCACTATGATGTGGATAAATTTACGACGGATCTGTACGAAATAAATACAACCTCCTACGCTTTAACGAAGATTGCAAGCGTAAAAATGCCTTTCTTCACACTCTCGGCAGACGATGGTTTCCTTTATGCTGTAACGACAGATAGAGAAATTAAAAAGTCGTTCTTGGTGAAAATAGATGAAAATTCTATTGATGCAGGAAAACAAACCTGTGCCGTTACAACAATAAGCCCGGCTGCAGGTACCGGACTGAACATAGGCAATTACAGTCAGTCGATGGAGTTCGACAAAACGACACACCGCTTATGGTGGACCGCACAGGCTGCTGACGACAAGGCTTATCTGGTAGAACTAAATCCAGAGACGGGTCTATCGGTAAGTAAAAAGTTAATTGAAGGCGACCTACAATTGCTCTCAATGGGCATTCCATACCAATATGTGCCAGACGAAACTCCGTCGTACGTAAGAAATCTTACCGTAAAAGCTGGAGAGAATGGGGCCAACAATGCAACACTAACATTTATTACACCTACAAAAAATTATCGTAATAAGGCATTGACAAGTATTGATGGAATAAAAATCTACCGCAATAATGAACTTGTTAAAACCTTAAGCGTCTCTAATAAGAATGAAAATATAACCTGGAAAGACGAAAACATTGCAGAGGGACTATATATATATAAGGTGGTTCCTTATAATCATGCAGGCAATGGTGTCTATAAAGAGGCGTCAGCATTTGTAGGAGAAGATGTTCCGGGAGCTCCTTTAAACGTAAAGCTCGTAGCCAACGGCAAAGAAGGGGCCATAACTTGGAGCGAACCAACGGCTGGTGCACACAACGGATACTTCGACAAAGCGACCTTGACCTACGATGTAATGCGCTTGCCAGATAACATAACCATAGCAACAAAGACGACAGCACGCTCTGTAAAAGACAATGTGAAAACTCATGCAGGCTATAGCTACGTTGTTACAGCCTGCAATAAGAAAGGAAAAGGACTTTCTGCGACATCTAACATCGTTGCTTTCGGCTCAATGGAACCTATCCCCTTTGCCTCAAATCTTATAACACGAGAAGAATTTGGCAGATGGACAATTATCGATAATAACCATGATGGTATGTCGTGGAGCTTCCACGATGAAACTTTGCGCACATTCTACGACCGTAGCGAGAAAGCTGCTGACGACTGGTTGGTATCTCCTCCTCTGAAGTTTTCAAAAGGAAAGAAATACCAGTTGCGCTACACTTACTCTTCAGCCAACTGGATTGACCCTTCAACACACAAGCCTGTGATGGAGAAAATGAAGGTTTTCTATGGCACACAGTCTACTCCCGAGAAACTGACAACATTGATAAAGGACCTCGGAGAGTTCCATACAGCTTCGGAACATTATTACTATGGTAAAGATATTTTCATCCCTAATGATGCTTACGGGCATATCGCCTTCCATGCATGCTCGGACGCTTTGAAGGGACAAATATTCCTTAAAGATGTATCTTTGCGCGAATATAGCGAGACAGATTTAAGCGTTAAGGAGCTAAATGGGTCGGTTACGGCTAACTGTAACGTAGAACAACCTTTCATTGTTACGGTGGGCAATGAAGGCTCGGCAACTGTAAAGAATTACAAGATAGAACTATTCGATACCGACAGTAAGGAAGTTTTAGGAACGGCAGACGGTGTTGAGGTTGCTCCAGACACAATAACAACAGTTACAGTGTCTTGGATTCCAAAGACAAAAGGCGAAGTGAATGTTTCTGCACGCGTAATTCTTGCCGGCGATACTTACCCTGCCGACAATGTATTGGATACTCCATTGAAAGTGAAAGTCGATGGTGCCGATGCTGAGAAGTGGATTACACTGAACGCAATAGACAATTATGGCTGGGTAATGCCTTTCTATTTGATTTCTCCGTATGCCCAATCGCAATGTTTGTATCTCGAAAACGAAATCCGGAAAAAGAATATTAATATCGTTGCCATGCAATTAAAATACAATGGAAAGAACGAGTTGGCTTATACGTTCCCTGCCAGGGTCTCAATGAAAATAACCGATCGTTCTAATACGAAAGCACCCGATTCCGGATATCTTGGATACTTCGATCAGGCTGGTTGGACGAAAGTGTATGACGGAAATGTTACTATTGAGGGCGTAGGCGACAACAAAGAGCTGAAAATAGTATTCGACAAGCCATTCGAATATGCGAAAGGGAACATTCTATTTAAGTTCGAAACACTCCCCGGAGATAATCCAATAGAAGAGGCACAACACCCTGAATGGCTCTTCGATATGCCTAAAGGCAATGTCCGTTCCGCACGATACGACGGCAAAACGGAAGATATTAATGAAAAAAATATTCTTATTTCTGAATATATCCCCTTCTTAATGTTGGAATACACAGAAAAAAATCCTGCAGGAATCCTTTCTGTGGACGGTGATTTGGTCAAGATTACCCGACATGACAATACAATAAGCACATCGTCTGTGTGCGAACTGTTGGAGCTAATGAATATTTCTGGTGCTACAATGACAATAGTTCGAAATACGGATAAGCTCAACTTGGATGCGGTACCTGCCGGTATTTATCTATTGAAGATAAAAAAAGACGGAGTGGTACGTACATTGAAGATTCTTAAATAG
- a CDS encoding 3-deoxy-D-manno-octulosonic acid transferase codes for MLYNIIMYVYQTGIAIYSHFNEKVKKMWTGERAAFGVLQKQVEPNAEYIWFHAASLGEFEQGRPLIERIKKEYPHYKILLTFFSPSGYEVRKNYEQADIVTYLPIDTVANARKFLRAVRPVMAFFIKYEFWYNYLHILRHRNVPVYSVSSIFRPNQIFFRPYGRQYAAVLKCFSHFFVQNDLSKKLLAKIGINDVTVVGDTRFDRVLQIKESSKCLPLLDKFIGNKEVKSAAGHSKALRQVFVAGSSWLPDEEIFIKYFDKHSEWKLIIAPHVIANSHLQQILQLLKGKKVVFYTKATEENVADADVLIIDCFGLLSSIYHYCDVAYVGGGFGVGIHNVLEAAVWSVPVMFGPNNKRFAEAQGLLASEGGFEVDNYEMFAQVMEKFSSDKAFLQYSGNAAGDFVKRLSGATDKVFSSIKL; via the coding sequence ATGCTATACAATATTATAATGTATGTTTACCAGACTGGCATTGCCATCTATAGCCACTTCAACGAGAAAGTGAAAAAAATGTGGACAGGTGAGCGTGCTGCCTTTGGCGTACTTCAAAAACAGGTAGAACCGAATGCAGAATACATTTGGTTCCATGCTGCTTCCTTAGGCGAATTCGAGCAAGGACGCCCACTTATAGAGAGAATAAAGAAAGAATATCCCCATTATAAAATACTTTTAACGTTCTTTTCTCCCTCCGGATACGAGGTAAGAAAGAACTACGAGCAGGCAGATATCGTTACTTATCTGCCCATCGACACCGTTGCAAATGCACGGAAATTCTTGCGTGCGGTGCGCCCGGTTATGGCTTTCTTTATAAAATACGAATTTTGGTACAACTATTTGCACATTTTGCGCCATCGCAATGTACCCGTTTACAGTGTCTCAAGTATATTTCGACCCAACCAAATCTTTTTCCGACCTTATGGCAGACAGTATGCTGCCGTGTTGAAATGTTTCTCCCACTTCTTCGTACAGAACGATTTAAGCAAAAAACTCTTGGCAAAAATCGGCATAAACGACGTTACGGTCGTGGGCGACACACGTTTCGACCGTGTATTGCAAATAAAAGAAAGTAGCAAATGTTTACCTTTGTTAGATAAGTTTATTGGAAACAAGGAGGTGAAGTCGGCTGCTGGACACTCCAAGGCTTTGCGCCAAGTGTTTGTTGCAGGCTCTTCGTGGCTGCCCGATGAAGAGATTTTTATTAAATATTTCGATAAACACAGCGAGTGGAAACTCATCATAGCACCTCATGTCATTGCCAACAGCCATCTCCAACAGATTTTACAGTTGCTGAAAGGAAAGAAAGTGGTCTTCTATACCAAAGCGACGGAAGAGAATGTGGCTGATGCCGACGTGCTCATTATAGACTGTTTCGGTTTGTTATCGTCCATCTATCATTATTGTGATGTTGCTTATGTAGGCGGAGGCTTTGGAGTTGGCATTCACAATGTGTTGGAAGCTGCAGTTTGGAGCGTGCCCGTAATGTTCGGTCCGAACAACAAACGTTTTGCCGAAGCACAAGGATTGTTGGCTTCCGAAGGCGGCTTTGAAGTGGACAACTATGAAATGTTTGCACAAGTAATGGAGAAATTCAGTTCCGATAAGGCATTTCTGCAATACAGTGGCAATGCTGCAGGTGATTTTGTAAAGAGATTATCGGGTGCAACCGATAAAGTTTTTTCAAGTATTAAGTTATGA
- the gltX gene encoding glutamate--tRNA ligase — protein MAERKVRVRFAPSPTGPLHIGGVRTALYNYLFARQHNGELVFRIEDTDSNRFVLGAEEYIIEAFHWLGIKFDEGVTFGGEHGPYRQSERRDIYKTYVNQLLDKGKAYIAFDTPEELEAKRNEIANFQYDARTRMQMRNSLTLAEEEVKRMIDDGEQYVVRFKIEPGTEVHVDDMIRGDVCVKTDILDDKVLYKSADELPTYHLANIVDDHLMEISHVIRGEEWLPSAPLHVLLYRAFGWTDTMPRFAHLPLLLKPEGKGKLSKRDGDRLGFPVFPLEWQDPKTGEISSGYRECGYFPEAVVNFLALLGWNPGTEQELFTLDELVQAFDIARCSKSGAKFDYQKGIWFNHEYILHKSDEEIAGLFAPIVANNGVDATMKQVTEVVHLMKDRVNFVHELWDLCSFFFIPPTQYDAKTVKKRWKEYSAKQMTELSQILADIGDFSVEGQESIVMKWVEEKGYKLGDIMNAFRLALVGIGKGPGMFDISAFLGKEETLHRLHKAIEVLG, from the coding sequence ATGGCAGAAAGAAAAGTAAGAGTACGCTTTGCGCCCAGTCCTACGGGTCCGTTACATATCGGTGGCGTACGCACAGCTTTGTATAATTATCTCTTTGCACGCCAACATAATGGTGAATTAGTATTTAGAATCGAGGATACAGATTCAAATCGCTTTGTTCTTGGTGCAGAAGAATATATCATAGAGGCTTTCCATTGGCTGGGAATTAAGTTCGACGAGGGTGTAACTTTCGGCGGAGAGCATGGCCCGTACCGCCAAAGCGAACGCCGTGACATCTATAAAACTTATGTAAACCAGCTCTTGGACAAGGGGAAAGCATACATAGCATTCGACACTCCAGAAGAATTGGAAGCTAAACGGAACGAAATTGCAAACTTTCAATATGATGCCCGTACACGAATGCAGATGCGCAACTCGCTCACACTTGCCGAAGAGGAAGTTAAAAGAATGATAGACGATGGCGAACAGTACGTTGTTCGTTTCAAGATAGAACCGGGAACAGAAGTCCATGTAGACGATATGATTCGTGGCGATGTGTGCGTCAAGACCGACATACTCGACGACAAGGTGTTGTATAAGAGCGCTGATGAATTGCCGACCTATCATCTTGCCAACATTGTAGATGACCATTTAATGGAAATAAGCCATGTTATTCGTGGCGAAGAATGGTTGCCAAGTGCTCCCCTACATGTTTTACTGTATCGTGCTTTCGGCTGGACAGACACCATGCCACGCTTTGCACATCTTCCTTTGTTGCTGAAACCCGAAGGCAAGGGAAAGCTGAGCAAACGCGACGGAGACCGTTTAGGCTTCCCAGTATTCCCTTTAGAGTGGCAAGACCCTAAAACTGGCGAGATAAGTTCGGGCTATAGAGAATGCGGATACTTCCCCGAAGCGGTTGTAAACTTCCTTGCTCTCTTGGGTTGGAATCCTGGAACGGAACAAGAACTCTTTACCCTCGACGAACTTGTACAAGCCTTTGATATTGCGAGATGTTCTAAAAGTGGAGCTAAGTTCGACTATCAGAAAGGCATTTGGTTTAACCATGAGTATATATTGCATAAGAGTGATGAAGAAATAGCCGGTCTTTTTGCTCCTATTGTAGCAAATAATGGTGTAGACGCAACCATGAAACAGGTTACGGAGGTAGTTCATTTAATGAAAGACCGTGTGAATTTCGTACACGAACTTTGGGACCTTTGCTCATTCTTCTTTATCCCTCCAACACAATACGATGCCAAAACCGTAAAGAAACGCTGGAAGGAATACTCTGCAAAACAGATGACAGAGCTTTCTCAAATACTGGCTGATATCGGCGACTTCAGTGTAGAAGGACAGGAATCTATCGTTATGAAGTGGGTAGAAGAGAAAGGATATAAGCTTGGCGACATTATGAATGCTTTCCGTTTAGCCCTTGTTGGTATTGGGAAAGGACCTGGAATGTTCGACATTTCAGCCTTTCTTGGGAAAGAAGAGACCTTGCATCGTTTGCACAAAGCCATCGAAGTGTTGGGTTAA